The following are encoded in a window of Saccharothrix longispora genomic DNA:
- a CDS encoding DUF3592 domain-containing protein, whose product MESPLRCGAHTALDSSGVVDDAVRTGVRPKVKLLVVRALLVLGSVVTLIGVILLAACWRDDLMIEERLGKATAEVVSVSFQRTVVRFATPDGAVHSPSQGLLYPDGLEPGQLVRIEYDTADPEVARVAGRTAVLALLPVGTFLLAVWAVLLPLVWWVRRRL is encoded by the coding sequence ATGGAGTCACCCCTGAGATGCGGTGCGCACACCGCCCTAGACTCCTCAGGTGTGGTGGACGACGCAGTGCGGACGGGCGTTCGCCCGAAGGTCAAGCTCCTGGTCGTCCGGGCACTGCTGGTGCTCGGCTCGGTCGTGACGCTGATCGGCGTCATCCTGCTCGCGGCGTGCTGGCGCGACGACCTGATGATCGAGGAGCGGCTGGGCAAGGCCACCGCCGAGGTGGTCTCCGTCTCCTTCCAGCGCACGGTCGTGCGCTTCGCGACCCCGGACGGCGCGGTGCACAGCCCGTCGCAGGGCCTGCTCTACCCCGACGGCCTGGAGCCGGGCCAGCTGGTGCGCATCGAGTACGACACGGCCGACCCCGAGGTGGCCCGGGTCGCGGGCCGCACCGCCGTGCTCGCCCTGCTGCCCGTCGGCACGTTCCTGCTCGCCGTGTGGGCGGTGCTGTTGCCGCTGGTCTGGTGGGTGCGCCGGCGTTTGTGA
- a CDS encoding M1 family metallopeptidase: MSLRAKLTLGTATAASLLLLAGTATAAQPGAPGIGDPYYPSAGNGGYDVSHYDIRLNYQPANDNLSGTTTILAKTTQDLTRFNLDFLLKASSVRINNKVARFTQAGGELVVDPRATLRAGTALTIVVTYSDVPSSHAVDGYTSWKRTPDGALAIDQPDIAPWWFPSNNHPTDKATFDVSVAVPSGVEVISNGTFGGTTQQINGWTRWRYRSAQPQATYLAFVAIGQFEIRQSTDAAGRPVLNAYSERLGADHGASVASIERTPEVTEFLEESFGPYPFEAQGGVATPGIGFALENQTRSTYDAAFFRRGSNTYVVAHEVAHQWFGDSVSVRRWRDIWLNEGFASYAEFLWSEHVGEGTAQENADYLYSLYPADDPFWTVLPGDPGAANQFDGAVYDRGAMAVHALRAEIGDEAFFGLLKEWLAGHRNGDASIEDFVALAERVSGRQLDELFRIWLFTPEKPAAAPGSAGGAQARTAVAPAEPKSYRKIRETRELLAAHDH, translated from the coding sequence ATGTCCCTGAGAGCGAAGCTGACCCTCGGTACCGCCACCGCGGCGTCCCTGCTGCTGCTCGCCGGCACGGCGACGGCGGCGCAACCAGGAGCGCCGGGCATCGGCGACCCGTACTACCCGAGTGCGGGCAACGGCGGGTACGACGTTTCCCACTACGACATCAGGCTCAACTACCAGCCGGCGAACGACAACCTCTCCGGCACCACGACGATCCTGGCCAAGACCACCCAGGACCTCACCCGGTTCAACCTGGACTTCCTGCTGAAGGCGAGTTCGGTCCGGATCAACAACAAGGTCGCGCGGTTCACGCAGGCGGGCGGCGAACTCGTGGTCGACCCGCGCGCCACCCTGCGCGCGGGCACCGCCCTGACGATCGTGGTCACCTACTCCGACGTGCCGTCGAGCCACGCGGTGGACGGCTACACGTCGTGGAAGCGGACCCCGGACGGCGCGCTCGCGATCGACCAGCCGGACATCGCGCCGTGGTGGTTCCCGAGCAACAACCACCCGACCGACAAGGCCACGTTCGACGTGTCGGTGGCCGTGCCGAGCGGTGTCGAGGTGATCTCCAACGGCACGTTCGGCGGCACGACCCAGCAGATCAACGGCTGGACCCGCTGGCGCTACCGCAGCGCCCAGCCGCAGGCCACCTACCTGGCGTTCGTGGCGATCGGGCAGTTCGAGATCCGCCAGTCCACGGACGCCGCCGGCCGCCCGGTCCTCAACGCCTACTCGGAGCGCCTGGGCGCGGACCACGGCGCGTCGGTGGCGTCGATCGAGCGCACGCCCGAGGTGACGGAGTTCCTGGAGGAGTCCTTCGGGCCCTACCCGTTCGAGGCGCAGGGCGGCGTGGCGACGCCCGGCATCGGCTTCGCGCTGGAGAACCAGACCCGCTCCACCTACGACGCCGCGTTCTTCCGGCGCGGCTCGAACACCTACGTCGTCGCGCACGAGGTCGCGCACCAGTGGTTCGGCGACTCGGTGTCGGTGCGGCGCTGGCGGGACATCTGGCTGAACGAGGGCTTCGCCAGCTACGCCGAGTTCCTGTGGTCGGAGCACGTCGGCGAGGGCACGGCCCAGGAGAACGCCGATTACCTCTACTCGCTGTACCCGGCCGACGACCCGTTCTGGACGGTGCTGCCGGGCGACCCGGGCGCGGCGAACCAGTTCGACGGGGCCGTGTACGACCGGGGCGCTATGGCCGTGCACGCGCTGCGCGCCGAGATCGGCGACGAGGCGTTCTTCGGGCTGCTGAAGGAGTGGCTCGCCGGGCACCGCAACGGTGACGCGTCGATCGAGGACTTCGTCGCGCTCGCCGAGCGGGTGTCCGGCCGGCAGCTCGACGAGCTGTTCCGGATCTGGCTGTTCACCCCGGAGAAGCCGGCCGCCGCGCCGGGCTCGGCGGGTGGCGCGCAGGCCAGGACCGCTGTCGCCCCGGCGGAGCCGAAGTCGTACCGGAAGATCCGCGAGACGCGCGAGCTGCTCGCCGCCCACGACCACTGA
- a CDS encoding DddA-like double-stranded DNA deaminase toxin, which produces MASIREVAARVRAACEKGRQARSALERAEDLAEEAHDELARTLTGSTDPDVDPMLASFLAVKDGCKGYLWPLLNEAVKAADSYANRLAAEGSRNPDPAARHPPQPPTAQPPHQPPTRQTEPDDPFVIPPERIEQLRRELPPPVVPNTGQKTHGWWIGPDGQARHIVSERDWRSKLVNEQLAEKGWADGTARSGDVEIRLAADMAANGIKRATVVINHVVCKGRLNCDTLVPILLPEGATLTVYGINSKGMRTRTRYTGGAQPWWS; this is translated from the coding sequence ATGGCGTCGATCCGAGAGGTGGCCGCGCGAGTCAGGGCGGCGTGCGAGAAGGGCAGGCAGGCGCGGTCCGCTCTCGAACGGGCGGAAGACCTGGCCGAGGAAGCCCACGACGAACTGGCGCGGACGCTGACGGGTTCCACCGATCCGGACGTGGACCCGATGTTGGCGTCGTTCCTGGCGGTGAAGGACGGGTGCAAGGGATACCTGTGGCCGCTGCTCAACGAAGCCGTGAAAGCCGCCGACAGCTACGCGAACCGCCTGGCGGCCGAGGGCTCCCGAAACCCGGACCCGGCCGCTCGGCATCCGCCGCAGCCACCCACAGCGCAGCCACCGCATCAGCCCCCGACCCGTCAGACCGAACCCGATGATCCATTCGTCATCCCGCCCGAGCGCATCGAGCAGCTACGGCGAGAACTGCCCCCGCCCGTTGTGCCCAACACCGGGCAGAAAACACACGGGTGGTGGATCGGCCCGGATGGCCAGGCCCGGCACATCGTCAGCGAACGGGACTGGCGTTCCAAGCTCGTGAATGAACAACTTGCCGAAAAGGGATGGGCGGATGGCACGGCTCGATCCGGTGATGTGGAAATAAGGCTGGCCGCAGACATGGCCGCGAACGGGATCAAGCGCGCTACCGTGGTGATCAACCACGTGGTGTGCAAAGGAAGGCTGAACTGTGACACGCTCGTGCCGATCCTTCTCCCGGAAGGGGCCACGCTGACCGTGTACGGGATCAACTCCAAAGGGATGCGCACCCGCACCCGCTACACAGGAGGAGCACAGCCATGGTGGAGCTAG
- a CDS encoding Imm1 family immunity protein, whose product MVELEAWYDEEQDDAVIVRTSAELDAVLDTVAGWDGRVLVDLYVAGNPGRANFNVGLHGLAGRGVLYYAGSGQKWFSTETPDTDLNSDGRILYYYMNSDTEYPADSEIALDVVRRAAHEFMGTGGERPTASAWRIAPDWW is encoded by the coding sequence ATGGTGGAGCTAGAGGCTTGGTACGACGAGGAGCAGGACGATGCCGTGATCGTCAGGACCTCGGCCGAACTGGATGCCGTGTTGGACACCGTGGCCGGATGGGACGGTCGTGTCCTGGTAGACCTGTATGTGGCCGGAAACCCCGGTCGCGCGAACTTCAACGTGGGACTTCACGGACTGGCCGGACGGGGTGTGCTCTACTACGCCGGCAGCGGGCAGAAGTGGTTCAGCACGGAAACGCCCGACACCGATCTGAATTCCGACGGACGAATCCTGTACTACTACATGAACTCGGACACGGAGTACCCGGCTGATTCCGAGATAGCGCTGGACGTGGTGCGCCGTGCCGCCCACGAGTTCATGGGCACCGGAGGCGAGCGACCAACCGCTTCCGCTTGGCGGATCGCCCCGGACTGGTGGTGA
- a CDS encoding DddA-like double-stranded DNA deaminase toxin, translating to MASIREVAARVRAACEKGRQARSALERAEDLAEEAHDELARTLTGSTDPDVDPMLASFLAVKDGCKGYLWPLLNEAVKTAEGYADHLTTESAPSPAQPPQRPPTRQAEPTDPPVIPPERIERLRRELPPTVVPNTGHKTHGRWIGPDGTAQPIISGRDEHAKAADARLKGMGIPGPAAKTADVEIKLAARMVEEGIRHVTVIINNIPCVGRFGCDTLVPILLPEGATLTVHGTTEKGERFRKRYTGGARPWWR from the coding sequence GTGGCGTCGATCCGAGAGGTGGCCGCGCGAGTCCGGGCCGCGTGCGAGAAGGGCAGGCAGGCGCGGTCCGCTCTCGAACGGGCGGAAGACCTGGCCGAGGAAGCCCACGACGAACTGGCGCGGACGCTGACGGGTTCCACCGATCCGGACGTGGACCCGATGTTGGCGTCGTTCCTGGCGGTGAAGGACGGGTGCAAGGGATACCTGTGGCCGCTGCTCAACGAGGCCGTGAAAACCGCCGAGGGCTACGCGGACCACCTGACGACCGAAAGCGCCCCTTCCCCGGCGCAGCCACCGCAACGGCCACCTACCCGCCAGGCCGAACCGACCGACCCACCGGTCATCCCGCCCGAACGCATCGAGCGACTGCGGCGCGAACTACCCCCGACCGTGGTGCCCAACACCGGCCACAAGACACATGGTCGGTGGATAGGCCCCGATGGCACCGCTCAACCGATCATCAGCGGGCGGGACGAGCACGCCAAAGCTGCGGACGCCCGACTCAAGGGCATGGGCATACCCGGCCCCGCCGCGAAAACAGCGGACGTGGAGATCAAGCTGGCGGCCCGCATGGTCGAGGAAGGCATTCGGCACGTCACGGTCATCATCAACAACATTCCCTGTGTCGGACGGTTCGGCTGCGACACCCTCGTGCCGATCCTCCTCCCGGAGGGGGCCACACTGACCGTGCACGGCACGACCGAAAAAGGCGAACGGTTCCGCAAGCGATACACAGGAGGTGCCCGCCCGTGGTGGCGCTAG
- a CDS encoding RNA polymerase sigma factor yields the protein MTTALDKPPDLRGPDVTAAFAELFDAHARRLRGYLAGRVGESAADDLVAETFLVALKRRHSYDPDRAPVKGWLYGIATNLVHEHVRREARGHRARLRLVGRPEPDHGAAVADRVDAQRSTEVLSRALAALRDEDRDALLLTSWAGLTPAEVAAALGENDSTVRSRLHRVRTRLQALLTEETTRDA from the coding sequence GTGACCACAGCACTGGACAAACCCCCGGACCTCCGCGGGCCCGACGTCACCGCCGCGTTCGCCGAGCTGTTCGACGCGCACGCCCGGCGGCTGCGCGGTTACCTGGCCGGCCGGGTCGGCGAGTCGGCGGCCGACGACCTGGTCGCCGAGACGTTCCTGGTGGCGCTGAAGCGGCGGCACAGCTACGACCCCGACCGCGCGCCCGTGAAGGGCTGGCTCTACGGGATCGCCACGAACCTCGTGCACGAGCACGTCCGCCGCGAGGCCAGGGGGCACCGGGCCCGGCTGCGGCTCGTCGGCAGGCCGGAACCCGACCACGGCGCCGCCGTCGCCGACCGCGTGGACGCCCAGCGCAGCACCGAGGTGCTGTCCCGCGCGCTCGCCGCGCTGCGCGACGAGGACCGGGACGCGCTGCTGCTCACCTCGTGGGCCGGGCTGACCCCGGCCGAGGTCGCCGCCGCGCTCGGCGAGAACGACAGCACCGTCCGCTCCCGGCTGCACCGGGTCCGCACCAGGCTCCAAGCCCTGCTCACCGAGGAGACCACCCGCGATGCGTGA
- a CDS encoding isochorismate synthase — translation MTSAPAQRTRQRLRAHTAHTPGDDLLGRLPSPTGALSWVRDGEGLVGWGEAARFEASGPDRFAAADRWWREFTAALDVDDELDVPGSGPVAFASMAFSDRPGHSVLVVPEVVVGRRGGHTWTTTIGEPGHHAVRPVRRPTGVCYADGDLSATGYREAVRAAVARMRAGELDKVVLAHDLLAVADEPIDHRFVLAGLAGRYPECWVYAVDGLVGATPELLLRRTGSVVDSRVLAGTTWPHDGMSDDELAAALLSSGKNREEHEYAVASLVDTLRPFCATMSVDGPSVLRLPNVSHLSSDVIGELSGTPSLLSLGEALHPTAAVGGTPRADALRVIEELEGLDRGRYAGPVGWVDGRGNGELGIALRCARVDGRTARLFAGCGLVAESDPDSEVREAHAKMLPFREALEGR, via the coding sequence GTGACATCGGCTCCTGCTCAGCGAACACGACAGCGGCTGCGCGCACACACCGCGCACACGCCCGGTGACGACCTCCTGGGCAGACTGCCCTCGCCGACCGGCGCGCTGAGCTGGGTCCGCGACGGCGAGGGCCTGGTCGGCTGGGGCGAGGCGGCTCGCTTCGAGGCGTCGGGCCCGGACCGGTTCGCCGCCGCAGACCGCTGGTGGCGCGAGTTCACCGCGGCGCTGGACGTGGACGACGAGCTGGACGTGCCCGGCAGCGGTCCCGTGGCGTTCGCGAGCATGGCGTTCTCCGACCGCCCCGGCCACTCGGTGCTCGTGGTGCCCGAGGTCGTCGTCGGCCGGCGCGGCGGGCACACCTGGACCACGACGATCGGCGAACCGGGGCACCACGCGGTGCGGCCCGTGCGGCGGCCGACGGGGGTGTGCTACGCCGACGGCGACCTGTCCGCGACCGGCTACCGCGAGGCCGTGCGCGCCGCCGTGGCGCGGATGCGGGCGGGCGAGCTGGACAAGGTGGTGCTGGCGCACGACCTGCTGGCGGTGGCGGACGAGCCGATCGACCACCGGTTCGTGCTGGCGGGCCTGGCCGGGCGGTACCCCGAGTGCTGGGTGTACGCGGTGGACGGCCTGGTCGGCGCGACCCCCGAGCTGCTGCTGCGCCGCACCGGGTCCGTGGTCGACTCGCGCGTGCTGGCGGGCACCACGTGGCCGCACGACGGGATGTCCGACGACGAGCTGGCCGCCGCGCTGCTGTCCTCGGGCAAGAACCGCGAGGAGCACGAGTACGCGGTGGCGTCGCTGGTCGACACGCTGCGGCCGTTCTGCGCCACGATGTCCGTGGACGGCCCCTCCGTGCTGCGGCTGCCGAACGTCTCGCACCTGTCCAGCGACGTGATCGGCGAGCTGAGCGGCACGCCGTCGCTCCTCTCGCTCGGCGAGGCGCTGCACCCGACGGCCGCGGTCGGCGGCACGCCCCGGGCCGACGCGCTCCGGGTGATCGAGGAGCTGGAGGGCCTGGACCGGGGCCGCTACGCGGGTCCCGTGGGCTGGGTCGACGGCCGCGGCAACGGCGAGCTGGGCATCGCGCTGCGGTGCGCGCGGGTGGACGGCCGCACGGCCCGCCTGTTCGCCGGCTGCGGCCTGGTCGCCGAGTCGGACCCGGACAGCGAGGTGCGGGAGGCGCACGCCAAGATGCTGCCGTTCCGCGAGGCCCTCGAAGGCCGCTGA
- a CDS encoding Imm1 family immunity protein, producing the protein MVALEAWFDRNAEGPTIVHTPAELDAVLDTVVTWNAPITVQLLTAEDPGHVLLDVGLDARTGRGVLYYFGPDKPDGCISKGDRTAEPPPIYYFTGSDTEFPADAEIPLAEARRAAHEFMDNGGGWPDGIEWQPRWD; encoded by the coding sequence GTGGTGGCGCTAGAAGCATGGTTCGACCGAAACGCCGAAGGGCCCACCATCGTGCACACCCCGGCCGAACTGGATGCCGTGTTGGACACGGTGGTGACGTGGAACGCTCCCATCACCGTCCAACTGCTGACCGCCGAAGATCCTGGTCACGTGCTGTTGGACGTCGGTCTGGACGCCAGGACCGGGCGTGGAGTCCTCTACTACTTCGGACCGGACAAGCCGGACGGCTGCATCAGCAAGGGGGACCGCACCGCCGAGCCACCCCCCATCTACTACTTCACCGGCTCGGATACCGAGTTCCCCGCAGACGCGGAAATCCCCTTGGCCGAAGCACGCCGGGCAGCGCACGAGTTCATGGACAACGGCGGCGGATGGCCTGACGGGATCGAGTGGCAACCGCGCTGGGACTGA
- a CDS encoding helix-turn-helix domain-containing protein: MSLKRYRNLKGVSQAEVGAVIGRVDSRISMVEDGTATLGNDELTCVLDFLGVPDGERATVLELGARARKRLRRSASDPQPYTDTLPGSFQRLADMEADAVTICCYEPGVVPGLLQAPGYIRAVIDSCDGVFWESSQAEIENRFMFRRKRQITTLEADEPKKLEFVFTEEAIDCREDDAGIMREQLEHLLHLDKRHPSITMQVLRLADMRNPASSGGVTVLDFAGSAPDVAFASTSYGPSTYFDGVVDTANLLRAFKKTQELARDHEDTVEFIRRKLEEI, encoded by the coding sequence TTGTCGCTCAAGCGCTACCGGAACCTCAAGGGCGTGTCGCAGGCCGAGGTCGGCGCGGTGATCGGCCGCGTCGACTCGCGGATCAGCATGGTCGAGGACGGCACCGCGACGCTAGGCAATGACGAGTTGACGTGCGTGCTCGATTTCCTCGGCGTGCCCGATGGCGAGCGCGCCACCGTCCTCGAACTCGGCGCACGGGCGCGGAAGCGCTTGCGCCGCAGCGCATCCGACCCCCAGCCCTACACCGACACGCTGCCCGGTTCGTTCCAGCGGCTCGCGGACATGGAAGCGGACGCCGTCACGATCTGCTGCTACGAGCCCGGTGTGGTTCCGGGACTGCTCCAGGCTCCCGGCTACATCCGCGCCGTGATCGATTCCTGCGACGGGGTGTTCTGGGAATCGTCACAGGCCGAGATCGAGAACCGCTTCATGTTCCGTCGCAAGCGGCAGATCACCACATTGGAGGCGGACGAGCCCAAGAAGCTCGAATTCGTGTTCACCGAGGAAGCGATCGACTGCCGCGAGGACGACGCCGGCATCATGCGGGAACAGCTCGAACACCTGCTCCACCTGGACAAACGGCATCCGTCCATCACCATGCAGGTGTTGCGGTTGGCGGACATGAGGAATCCCGCATCCAGCGGCGGGGTGACCGTGTTGGACTTCGCCGGCAGTGCGCCGGATGTCGCGTTCGCTTCGACTTCCTACGGACCGTCCACCTACTTCGACGGCGTAGTCGACACGGCGAACTTGTTGCGCGCCTTCAAGAAGACCCAGGAACTCGCCCGCGACCACGAGGACACGGTCGAGTTCATCCGTCGGAAGCTGGAGGAGATCTAG
- a CDS encoding DUF397 domain-containing protein, with amino-acid sequence MSNTSKSPHGTGWFKSSRSGGGSDQCVECRIVAGRGVGVRDSKNPGGGVFWVGSAAWAAFVTGVKNR; translated from the coding sequence ATGTCCAACACCTCGAAGTCCCCGCACGGCACCGGCTGGTTCAAGAGCAGCCGCAGCGGCGGTGGCAGTGACCAGTGCGTGGAGTGCCGGATCGTCGCCGGGCGCGGTGTGGGCGTTCGGGACTCCAAGAACCCCGGCGGTGGGGTGTTCTGGGTCGGTTCGGCGGCGTGGGCGGCGTTCGTGACGGGTGTGAAGAACCGGTGA
- the menD gene encoding 2-succinyl-5-enolpyruvyl-6-hydroxy-3-cyclohexene-1-carboxylic-acid synthase: MNPSTAQARVLVDELIRNDVRHVVLSPGSRNAPLSFALHEAAVAGRITLHVRVDERTAGFLALGLARGDGRPVAVTCTSGTAVANLHPAVLEARHANVPVIALTADRPVELYRTGASQTVDQQRVFGLDTLQFPIAERRTGQNGLWRSLVCRVVATAREQGPVHLNVPFRDPLVPDGDDDWPEDLDGRPFDVPWTRVAERATTSLHTADHLGPRTLVVVGDSDLDITDLAERAGWPVVAEPTEGTGLALRHGSLLLNSDLPAHLEPQALVVVGRPTLTRGVLKLIARTPVVHVLSRDLDWPDPQFAATHTSTDLVLGEHEVDHDWLTSWQHADKAVSDVVDDLLAGQPWPTGLHVARDVVAALPAGANLFLGSSNPVRDVDLVAAPRPDVTTFANRGVAGIDGSVSTAAGLALTAGPTVALIGDLTFLHDANGLLIGPGEPRPDLTVVVLNDDGGGIFALLEQGAPEHAATFERVFGTPHGVDLAALCAAHHVPHVRALDADHLRRELGRPDGIKVVEIRAERNELRTLHARLKAAVSTAFH; this comes from the coding sequence GTGAACCCGTCCACCGCGCAGGCCAGGGTGCTCGTCGACGAGCTGATCCGCAACGACGTCCGGCACGTCGTGCTGAGCCCCGGATCGCGCAACGCACCGCTGTCGTTCGCCCTCCACGAGGCGGCGGTGGCCGGGCGGATCACCCTCCACGTGCGCGTCGACGAGCGCACGGCCGGCTTCCTCGCCCTGGGCCTGGCCCGCGGCGACGGTCGCCCGGTGGCCGTGACCTGCACCTCCGGCACGGCGGTGGCCAACCTGCACCCGGCGGTGCTGGAGGCGCGGCACGCGAACGTCCCCGTCATCGCGCTCACCGCCGACCGCCCGGTCGAGCTGTACCGCACGGGCGCCAGCCAGACCGTGGACCAGCAGCGGGTGTTCGGCCTGGACACCCTCCAGTTCCCCATCGCCGAGCGCCGCACCGGCCAGAACGGCCTGTGGCGCTCCCTGGTCTGCCGCGTCGTCGCCACGGCCCGCGAGCAGGGCCCGGTGCACCTCAACGTGCCGTTCCGCGACCCGCTGGTGCCCGACGGCGACGACGACTGGCCCGAGGACCTCGACGGCCGCCCGTTCGACGTCCCGTGGACCCGCGTCGCCGAGCGCGCCACCACCTCGCTGCACACCGCCGACCACCTCGGCCCGCGCACCCTCGTGGTCGTCGGCGACAGCGACCTCGACATCACCGACCTCGCCGAGCGCGCGGGCTGGCCGGTCGTCGCCGAACCCACCGAGGGCACCGGCCTCGCCCTGCGCCACGGCTCGCTGCTGCTCAACTCCGACCTCCCCGCGCACCTGGAGCCCCAGGCCCTGGTTGTGGTGGGCCGCCCCACGCTGACCAGGGGTGTGCTGAAGCTCATCGCCCGCACCCCCGTCGTGCACGTGCTCAGCCGCGACCTCGACTGGCCGGACCCGCAGTTCGCCGCCACGCACACCTCGACCGACCTGGTGCTGGGCGAGCACGAGGTGGACCACGACTGGCTCACCTCGTGGCAGCACGCCGACAAGGCGGTGTCCGACGTGGTGGACGACCTGCTCGCCGGGCAGCCGTGGCCGACCGGCCTGCACGTGGCCCGCGACGTGGTGGCGGCGCTGCCGGCGGGCGCGAACCTGTTCCTCGGCTCGTCGAACCCGGTCCGCGACGTCGACCTGGTCGCCGCGCCCCGCCCGGACGTGACCACGTTCGCCAACCGCGGCGTGGCCGGCATCGACGGCAGCGTCTCCACGGCCGCCGGCCTCGCGCTGACCGCCGGCCCGACGGTCGCGCTGATCGGTGACCTGACGTTCCTGCACGACGCCAACGGCCTGCTCATCGGCCCCGGCGAGCCCCGGCCGGACCTGACCGTCGTGGTGCTCAACGACGACGGCGGCGGCATCTTCGCGCTGCTGGAGCAGGGCGCGCCGGAGCACGCGGCGACGTTCGAGCGGGTCTTCGGCACGCCCCACGGCGTCGACCTCGCGGCCCTGTGCGCGGCGCACCACGTGCCCCACGTGCGGGCGCTGGACGCCGATCACCTGCGGCGCGAACTGGGCCGTCCGGACGGGATCAAAGTCGTCGAGATCCGTGCGGAGCGGAACGAATTGCGCACTCTGCACGCGCGGTTGAAGGCCGCCGTGTCAACGGCGTTCCACTAG
- a CDS encoding CU044_5270 family protein, with product MRELDDALDELNRDARTSDAPLDAVRARVLAAAAAESAAPKRPASRRWYLPVAVAAAAALVTGVVAVNNSGTTVEQVAEPLTTGVTESEVPPVRLLSAREYLTMAADAITAVDQPLAPGQYRYIAAHEWNQRGVMTGSSVDDPNPTPAGYDYLVESRTETWIPQDVTQEWLNRRTPLEGAKFLGGSVPQSEAPLPEPDVTAKGERRGRCGDFFPNSQPRKVCGDPQDWDNPDFYTGLPRDPQALAQWLRDATAHRGGAPTTMFHWAVQLLRTGLVPADLRSALYRALATLDGVTVTDGNVVLDGRVGVAITIESPAEHRELIVDPATGDFIGERIVAGPEPHDPWIAPGTVTGHSAITTKVVNALGATS from the coding sequence ATGCGTGAACTCGACGACGCGCTCGACGAACTGAACCGCGACGCCCGCACGTCGGACGCCCCGCTGGACGCCGTGCGCGCCCGCGTGCTGGCCGCCGCCGCGGCCGAGTCGGCCGCCCCGAAGCGCCCCGCGTCCCGCCGCTGGTACCTGCCGGTCGCCGTCGCCGCGGCCGCCGCCCTGGTCACGGGCGTGGTGGCGGTGAACAACAGCGGCACCACCGTCGAGCAGGTCGCGGAACCGCTGACCACCGGCGTCACGGAGTCGGAGGTGCCGCCGGTCCGACTGCTGTCCGCGCGGGAGTACCTGACCATGGCGGCCGACGCGATCACCGCCGTCGACCAGCCGCTCGCGCCCGGCCAGTACCGCTACATCGCCGCGCACGAGTGGAACCAGCGCGGCGTGATGACCGGGTCGTCCGTCGACGACCCGAATCCGACGCCGGCCGGCTACGACTACCTGGTCGAGTCGCGCACCGAGACGTGGATTCCCCAGGACGTCACCCAGGAGTGGTTGAACCGGCGCACGCCGCTGGAGGGCGCGAAGTTCCTGGGCGGTTCGGTGCCGCAGTCGGAGGCCCCGCTGCCCGAGCCGGACGTGACCGCGAAGGGCGAGCGGCGCGGCAGGTGCGGCGACTTCTTCCCGAACTCGCAGCCGAGGAAGGTGTGCGGCGACCCGCAGGACTGGGACAACCCGGACTTCTACACGGGCCTCCCCCGCGACCCGCAGGCCCTCGCGCAGTGGCTGCGCGACGCCACCGCGCACCGCGGCGGCGCGCCGACCACGATGTTCCACTGGGCCGTGCAGCTGCTGCGCACCGGCCTGGTGCCCGCCGACCTGCGCTCCGCGCTCTACCGGGCGCTGGCGACGCTCGACGGCGTGACGGTGACCGACGGCAACGTGGTCCTGGACGGCCGCGTGGGCGTCGCCATCACCATCGAGAGCCCGGCCGAGCACCGCGAGCTGATCGTGGACCCGGCCACCGGCGACTTCATCGGCGAGCGCATCGTCGCCGGCCCGGAGCCGCACGACCCGTGGATCGCGCCCGGCACGGTGACCGGCCACTCCGCCATCACCACCAAGGTCGTGAACGCCCTGGGCGCGACCTCCTGA